A single window of Neisseria sp. KEM232 DNA harbors:
- a CDS encoding septation protein A, translated as MKAATDLIAVILFFLTYILTKNIIWATAVAVAAGIAQAAFLWWKFRRLETMQWLSLLLIVVFGGATILTGDRTFIMWKPTLLFWCGAAAMAAAALMKKNGLRALLGKEIELPDAVWKKLTAAWIAFLAAMGAINLAVAYPFTAEREAVWNNYKFFGSTTLMFLFFLAQGIYLSRHLTQEQKND; from the coding sequence ATGAAAGCAGCAACCGACCTGATTGCCGTCATTCTTTTTTTCCTGACCTACATCCTCACCAAAAACATTATTTGGGCGACAGCCGTCGCCGTTGCCGCAGGCATCGCCCAGGCGGCGTTTTTATGGTGGAAATTCCGCCGTCTCGAAACCATGCAGTGGCTGAGCCTGCTGCTGATAGTCGTCTTCGGCGGCGCAACCATCCTCACGGGCGACCGCACCTTCATCATGTGGAAACCCACCCTGCTCTTTTGGTGCGGCGCGGCGGCGATGGCGGCAGCGGCGCTGATGAAGAAAAACGGCCTGCGCGCCCTCTTGGGCAAGGAAATCGAGCTGCCCGACGCGGTATGGAAAAAGCTCACAGCCGCATGGATTGCCTTTCTGGCCGCGATGGGCGCCATCAACCTCGCCGTCGCCTACCCCTTTACCGCCGAACGCGAAGCCGTTTGGAACAACTACAAATTCTTCGGTTCCACCACCCTGATGTTTCTTTTCTTTCTGGCGCAGGGCATCTACCTGAGCCGCCACCTCACGCAGGAACAAAAAAATGACTGA
- a CDS encoding Rieske 2Fe-2S domain-containing protein produces the protein MNTPDTPAANGLHNYWYIAAREKDVRKKPQAVRLFGRHYAVFHQGGGRYAALVDCCPHRNVPLSIGKVENGCLRCAYHGWSFDGEGRLAEIPALCGCATPDVRVPAVHCTAQDGYVWLCIGTPAAPAPLPFACLDEAGYTTFRMKTRFAAPVDWCLENFLDCPHAVYVHNSWFRAPTGKPVRALLRRNADGAQIEYANEPREKSLVWKLLQNSDTEMSHTDRFISPATSRVDYRFSDGKHYIVTSSCTPLDEDTTEVHTVVSYKFGRLNPLIRLVFEPLSHFIIGQDVAMMKQQRDNIDRFGGRARFCNSAADLLMPEITSWRQTLAAGGEPEAAGIVREQELHL, from the coding sequence ATGAACACTCCCGACACTCCCGCCGCCAACGGCCTGCACAATTACTGGTACATCGCCGCGCGCGAAAAAGACGTGCGCAAAAAGCCGCAGGCCGTGCGGCTTTTCGGGCGGCACTACGCCGTTTTCCATCAGGGCGGCGGCCGCTATGCCGCGCTTGTCGACTGCTGCCCGCACCGCAACGTGCCGCTGTCGATCGGCAAAGTGGAAAACGGCTGCCTGCGCTGCGCCTACCACGGCTGGTCGTTCGACGGCGAAGGCAGGCTGGCGGAGATTCCCGCCCTGTGCGGCTGCGCCACGCCCGACGTGCGCGTGCCCGCCGTACACTGCACCGCGCAGGACGGCTATGTCTGGCTGTGTATCGGCACGCCCGCCGCGCCCGCGCCGCTGCCCTTCGCCTGCCTGGACGAGGCGGGCTACACCACCTTCCGCATGAAAACCCGCTTTGCCGCGCCCGTCGACTGGTGCTTGGAAAACTTCCTCGACTGCCCGCACGCGGTGTATGTGCACAACTCCTGGTTCCGCGCCCCCACCGGCAAACCCGTGCGTGCCCTGCTGCGGCGCAATGCCGACGGCGCGCAAATCGAATACGCAAACGAGCCGCGCGAAAAAAGCCTGGTGTGGAAGCTGCTGCAAAACAGCGATACCGAAATGTCGCACACCGACCGCTTCATCTCCCCCGCCACCTCGCGCGTCGACTACCGCTTCTCCGACGGCAAACACTACATCGTCACCTCCTCCTGCACGCCGCTGGACGAGGACACCACCGAAGTGCACACCGTCGTCAGCTACAAATTCGGCCGTCTGAACCCGCTTATCCGCCTCGTTTTCGAGCCGCTGTCGCACTTCATCATCGGCCAGGACGTCGCCATGATGAAACAGCAGCGCGACAATATCGACCGCTTCGGCGGCCGCGCGCGATTCTGCAACAGCGCCGCCGACCTCCTGATGCCCGAAATCACCTCATGGCGGCAAACCCTCGCCGCAGGCGGAGAACCCGAAGCCGCAGGCATCGTGCGCGAACAGGAGCTGCATTTGTGA
- a CDS encoding peptidyl-prolyl cis-trans isomerase yields the protein MKKTHIAQALLITALSGSLAAQTLVTVNGTKIDSSEIDRQVKLIRAQNPKVPDGPEIRDELLGDTVTRILVAQEARRLKLDQSAEFKTASENARKAAQKAGDDKKAGFKQQWEDFQNELLNQAFAAHIVQTQPVSEADARKTYDEMQAYYKGSEQIQLGEIMTPKKADAEQAVKDLKAKKPFADTARKYSADPAAKQNGGINSEYDALKDLEKAAPPVYAAVKDLKKGQFTATPVNGNGVYGVFYINDRRPMQIPAFDQVKAGITQNMMQQKLENAVGSLYQKATITPAK from the coding sequence ATGAAAAAAACCCACATTGCCCAAGCACTGCTCATCACCGCCCTCTCCGGCAGCCTGGCCGCGCAAACCCTGGTAACGGTAAACGGCACCAAAATCGACAGCAGCGAAATCGACCGCCAGGTCAAACTCATCCGCGCACAAAACCCCAAAGTCCCCGACGGCCCCGAAATCCGCGACGAACTGCTCGGCGACACCGTCACCCGCATATTGGTTGCCCAAGAAGCACGCCGTCTGAAACTCGACCAGAGCGCCGAATTCAAAACCGCCTCCGAAAACGCCCGCAAAGCCGCGCAAAAAGCCGGCGACGACAAAAAAGCCGGCTTCAAACAACAATGGGAAGACTTCCAAAACGAGCTGCTCAACCAAGCCTTCGCCGCCCACATCGTCCAAACACAGCCCGTCAGCGAAGCTGACGCCCGCAAAACCTACGACGAAATGCAGGCCTACTACAAAGGCAGCGAACAAATCCAACTCGGCGAAATCATGACCCCGAAAAAAGCGGATGCCGAACAAGCTGTTAAAGACCTGAAAGCGAAAAAACCCTTCGCCGACACCGCCCGCAAATACTCCGCCGACCCCGCAGCCAAACAAAACGGAGGCATCAACAGCGAATACGACGCCCTCAAAGACCTCGAAAAAGCCGCGCCGCCCGTTTACGCCGCCGTCAAAGACCTGAAAAAAGGCCAGTTCACCGCCACACCCGTCAACGGCAACGGCGTATACGGCGTCTTCTACATCAACGACCGCCGCCCCATGCAGATTCCCGCCTTCGACCAAGTCAAAGCCGGCATCACCCAAAACATGATGCAGCAGAAACTCGAAAACGCCGTCGGCAGCCTCTACCAAAAAGCCACCATCACCCCGGCCAAATAA
- a CDS encoding ScpA family protein produces the protein MNAEAVQRPSESAVAWIFGQPVSDVPQDLFIPPDALKIVLGSFQGPLDLLLYLIRKQNIDVLDVPMVRITEQYLHYIAQIEAQRFDLAAEYLLMAAVLIEIKSRLLLPAPPEAEDEEAADPRAELVRRLLAYEQMKLAAQGLDALPRAGRDFAWAYLPLEIAVETRLPEVQTADLTQAWLAILSRASHNKSHQVVREALSVRAQMSDILRRLQHAPCRFSEMLRPEQGAAYVVVSFIALLELAKEGLVRLSQPQDYGEIEIALNDGAGEEGFQTD, from the coding sequence GTGAACGCCGAAGCCGTGCAGAGGCCGTCTGAAAGCGCCGTCGCCTGGATATTCGGCCAGCCAGTCAGCGACGTGCCGCAGGATTTGTTCATCCCGCCCGACGCGCTGAAAATCGTCCTCGGCAGCTTCCAGGGGCCGCTCGATCTGCTGCTCTACCTTATCCGCAAACAAAACATCGACGTGCTCGACGTCCCGATGGTGCGGATTACCGAGCAATACCTGCACTACATCGCGCAAATCGAAGCGCAGCGTTTCGATTTGGCCGCCGAATACCTGCTGATGGCCGCCGTGCTCATCGAAATCAAATCGCGCCTGCTCCTGCCCGCGCCGCCTGAGGCCGAAGACGAAGAAGCCGCCGACCCCCGCGCCGAACTCGTCCGCCGCCTCTTGGCCTACGAACAAATGAAACTCGCCGCGCAGGGCTTGGACGCGCTGCCGCGTGCCGGACGCGATTTTGCCTGGGCGTATCTGCCGCTGGAAATCGCCGTCGAAACCCGTCTGCCCGAAGTTCAGACGGCCGACCTCACCCAAGCCTGGCTCGCCATCCTCTCCCGCGCCAGCCACAACAAAAGCCATCAGGTCGTGCGCGAAGCCCTGTCCGTGCGCGCGCAGATGAGCGACATCCTGCGCCGCCTGCAACACGCCCCCTGCCGCTTCTCCGAGATGCTGCGCCCCGAACAAGGCGCGGCCTACGTCGTCGTCAGCTTCATCGCCCTGCTCGAACTGGCCAAAGAAGGGCTGGTGCGCCTCAGCCAGCCGCAGGACTACGGCGAAATCGAAATCGCCCTGAACGACGGCGCAGGCGAAGAAGGCTTTCAGACCGACTAG
- a CDS encoding peptidyl-prolyl cis-trans isomerase → MKHKPLLTFIALAAAGIAAAAAPKIDGARIDVLLKQMTEMAPEGAGEPPADIRAQIEKSLAADEVLKAEALKAGLDKQPEVRARWQNAEARFYADQYADHLAATVTVDDAELRAAYAEQTRAVKLQQVGFPTEAEALAAQQLLLKGLSFEKLMERHPNPAQAQLAKPVALAELPPELAAAAAPMQRGEISRKPVPFQGGFYLLKIAAVEQAADAPPFDQLKDQIAALLKQRKTQEKIAALLKEHGIEM, encoded by the coding sequence ATGAAACACAAACCGCTGCTCACCTTCATCGCCCTGGCCGCCGCCGGCATCGCCGCCGCGGCCGCCCCCAAAATCGACGGCGCCCGCATCGACGTCCTCCTCAAACAAATGACCGAAATGGCGCCCGAAGGCGCGGGCGAGCCCCCTGCCGACATCCGCGCCCAAATCGAAAAAAGCCTGGCCGCCGACGAAGTCCTCAAAGCCGAAGCCCTCAAAGCCGGACTCGACAAACAACCCGAAGTCCGCGCCCGCTGGCAAAACGCCGAAGCCCGATTTTACGCCGACCAATACGCCGACCACCTCGCCGCCACCGTCACCGTAGACGACGCCGAACTGCGTGCCGCCTACGCCGAACAGACCCGCGCCGTCAAGCTGCAACAGGTCGGTTTCCCCACCGAAGCCGAAGCCCTCGCCGCCCAACAGCTGCTGCTCAAAGGTCTCAGCTTCGAAAAACTGATGGAGCGCCACCCCAACCCCGCGCAGGCGCAGCTTGCCAAACCCGTCGCCCTGGCCGAACTGCCGCCCGAACTGGCCGCCGCAGCCGCCCCCATGCAGCGCGGCGAAATCAGCCGCAAGCCCGTCCCCTTCCAAGGCGGCTTCTACCTGCTGAAAATCGCCGCCGTCGAACAGGCCGCCGACGCCCCTCCTTTCGACCAGCTCAAAGACCAAATCGCCGCCCTGCTCAAACAGCGAAAAACGCAGGAAAAAATCGCCGCCCTGCTCAAAGAACACGGCATCGAAATGTAA
- a CDS encoding S-methyl-5'-thioinosine phosphorylase has protein sequence MLAVIGGSGLSRIPELETAGRRIVRTPYGLPSAPLLIGRALGRDIVFLARHGLNHTLAPHEINYRANIWALHSLGVSGIVAVSAVTSLHPDLPAGTLVLPHDLIDYTCGRAATFFENDACGVVHTDFTEPYDAALRATLLDLAAESGEDIVPQAVYGCLQGPRTPTLAEMRRLKNDGVDVFGMTGMPEAVLSRELGLPYAHLCGAVSCADGASDETRNAVSRQTIAKIRRLLAGGGERP, from the coding sequence ATGTTAGCCGTTATCGGAGGCAGCGGCCTCTCACGCATTCCCGAACTCGAAACCGCAGGGCGGCGCATCGTGCGCACGCCCTACGGCCTGCCTTCCGCGCCGCTGCTTATCGGCCGCGCACTCGGGCGCGACATCGTCTTTCTCGCCCGCCACGGCCTCAACCACACCCTCGCGCCGCACGAAATCAACTATCGTGCCAACATCTGGGCGCTGCACTCGCTCGGCGTTTCCGGCATCGTTGCCGTGTCCGCCGTCACCTCGCTTCATCCCGATCTGCCCGCAGGCACGCTGGTTCTGCCCCACGATCTGATCGACTACACCTGCGGCCGCGCCGCCACCTTTTTTGAAAACGACGCGTGCGGCGTGGTGCACACCGATTTCACCGAACCCTACGATGCCGCCCTGCGCGCCACCCTGCTCGATTTGGCCGCCGAAAGCGGCGAAGACATCGTGCCGCAGGCCGTGTACGGCTGCCTGCAAGGGCCGCGCACGCCCACCCTCGCCGAGATGCGCCGTCTGAAAAACGACGGCGTCGACGTGTTCGGCATGACCGGCATGCCCGAAGCCGTGCTCTCGCGCGAACTCGGCCTGCCCTACGCCCATTTGTGCGGCGCGGTGTCCTGTGCGGACGGCGCCTCCGACGAAACGCGCAACGCCGTCTCGCGCCAAACCATCGCCAAAATCCGCCGCCTGCTGGCCGGCGGCGGAGAGCGGCCGTGA
- a CDS encoding GH3 auxin-responsive promoter family protein: MPTLPALSAALSRFQTALLQPQEAQRAVLRDIVQSGGGSLFGRRHGFSRIGGYEDFARAVPVSDYEGLRSLIERAAAGEAGVLTTENPVCFEETGGSTGGAKLILYTESLYAAFRRAVLPWLADVRRRRPAAFAGRLFFIVSPAARGRTHTSGGIPIGSGSDLDYFGRETAAALLPRVLFLPELLSAQSAQEWQLACARLLLGAADLSFVSVWSPTMLLLFVQAMQTHQDDILPHITDPRRRALLSRALSRDTPDTRAIWPRLDTVSCWTSHTAAAPADTLRRLFPHVFVEGKGLLATEFAGSIPFAPHGRPSERPSENANGLSDGLPTLLAIDSHFYEFAGADGIVPAWQTRAGGNYRLIVTTQGGLYRYDTGDYVRVHALHGGVPEIEFVGRGSLSCDLCGEKLNEAFVRTAMETVSPDLAQRALLQGVQDNPPYYRLLSADAETMQNHALAARLDEALAANPQYAYARRTGQLAALRVHFCADPQAYAARFFREEQRFAVRKIPLLLPPAAEGGEAV; encoded by the coding sequence ATGCCCACACTGCCCGCCCTTTCCGCCGCCCTTTCCCGTTTTCAGACGGCCTTATTGCAACCGCAGGAGGCGCAGCGCGCCGTTTTGCGCGACATCGTGCAATCGGGCGGCGGCAGCCTTTTCGGACGGCGGCACGGTTTTTCCCGCATCGGCGGCTACGAAGATTTCGCCCGCGCCGTGCCCGTATCGGATTATGAGGGCTTGCGCAGCCTGATAGAACGCGCCGCGGCGGGCGAAGCGGGCGTGCTCACCACGGAAAACCCCGTCTGCTTCGAGGAAACGGGCGGCAGCACGGGCGGCGCGAAACTCATTCTCTATACCGAAAGCCTCTATGCCGCCTTCCGCCGCGCCGTACTGCCCTGGCTGGCGGATGTGCGGCGGCGGCGGCCTGCGGCCTTTGCGGGCAGGCTGTTTTTTATCGTCAGCCCCGCCGCGCGCGGCCGCACGCACACCTCAGGCGGCATCCCCATCGGCAGCGGCAGCGATTTGGACTATTTCGGCCGCGAAACCGCTGCCGCGCTGCTGCCGCGCGTGCTGTTTCTGCCCGAGCTGCTGTCGGCGCAAAGCGCGCAGGAATGGCAGCTTGCCTGCGCGCGCCTGCTGCTGGGCGCGGCGGATTTGAGCTTTGTTTCCGTGTGGAGTCCGACCATGCTGCTGCTTTTTGTGCAGGCCATGCAGACGCATCAGGACGACATTCTGCCGCACATCACCGACCCGCGCCGCCGCGCCCTGCTCTCCCGCGCCCTGTCGCGCGACACGCCCGACACCCGCGCCATCTGGCCGCGCCTCGACACCGTCAGCTGCTGGACAAGCCACACCGCCGCCGCGCCCGCCGATACGCTGCGGCGGCTGTTTCCCCATGTGTTTGTCGAAGGCAAAGGGCTGCTGGCGACGGAGTTTGCGGGCAGCATTCCCTTTGCCCCGCACGGAAGGCCGTCTGAAAGGCCGTCTGAAAACGCCAACGGCCTTTCAGACGGCCTCCCCACGCTTCTAGCCATAGACAGCCATTTCTACGAATTTGCCGGCGCCGACGGCATCGTGCCCGCCTGGCAGACGCGCGCAGGCGGCAATTACCGCCTGATTGTCACCACCCAGGGCGGGCTGTACCGCTACGACACGGGCGATTATGTGCGCGTGCACGCACTGCACGGCGGCGTACCCGAAATCGAATTTGTCGGACGCGGCAGCCTGTCCTGTGATTTGTGCGGCGAAAAGCTCAACGAAGCCTTTGTCCGCACCGCCATGGAAACCGTGTCGCCCGATTTGGCGCAACGCGCCCTGTTGCAGGGCGTGCAGGACAATCCGCCGTATTACCGCCTATTGTCGGCCGATGCCGAAACGATGCAAAACCATGCTCTGGCGGCGCGGCTGGACGAGGCGCTGGCCGCCAACCCGCAATACGCCTACGCCCGCCGCACCGGCCAGCTCGCCGCCCTGCGGGTGCACTTCTGCGCCGACCCGCAGGCTTACGCGGCGCGTTTTTTCCGCGAGGAACAGCGCTTTGCCGTGCGCAAAATCCCGCTGCTGCTGCCGCCCGCGGCGGAAGGCGGAGAGGCCGTCTGA
- a CDS encoding DMT family transporter — MTPSLSNHDNGHAAPLLVLGCVVFGLGSLIVRFVPVGAYAVAWWRLLVAGFVFWLLARRFGQKLPQSRAAVRYALISGAALGFDLALWHESIYAVGPGISTLLNSLQIFFLTAIGFFFFNERLGRIQTAGLLLAVCGVAMIAAPESGSNAKAAWGFVSGIVSGAMLALSMVFVRKTQQTEAAPLSPVMMLVSAGGVLALTLPALVFDWGRLYPETPRDILLVLVYGVVMQCFAWGLIAYAIPLLSLSLTGLLLLSEPVAALLIDCFLLGKPIAAVQWCGAALTLFSIYLGSLKTAR, encoded by the coding sequence ATGACACCGTCTCTTTCCAATCACGATAACGGACACGCCGCGCCGCTTTTGGTGCTCGGCTGCGTGGTTTTCGGACTGGGCAGCCTGATTGTCCGCTTCGTGCCCGTGGGCGCGTATGCCGTGGCCTGGTGGCGGCTCTTGGTGGCGGGCTTCGTATTTTGGCTGCTCGCCCGCCGCTTCGGCCAGAAGCTGCCGCAAAGCCGCGCGGCGGTACGCTATGCCCTGATTTCCGGCGCGGCGCTGGGTTTCGATCTGGCGCTGTGGCACGAAAGCATCTACGCCGTCGGCCCGGGCATCTCCACCCTGCTCAACAGCCTGCAAATCTTTTTCCTCACCGCCATCGGCTTTTTCTTTTTCAACGAGCGCCTCGGCCGCATTCAGACGGCCGGGCTGCTGTTGGCCGTGTGCGGCGTGGCGATGATTGCCGCGCCCGAATCGGGCAGCAACGCCAAAGCGGCCTGGGGCTTTGTCAGCGGCATTGTTTCGGGCGCAATGCTGGCGCTGTCGATGGTGTTCGTGCGCAAAACCCAGCAGACCGAAGCCGCGCCGCTGTCTCCCGTGATGATGCTGGTGAGCGCGGGCGGCGTGCTGGCGCTCACCCTGCCCGCGCTGGTGTTCGACTGGGGGCGGCTCTATCCCGAAACGCCGCGCGACATCCTGCTGGTATTGGTTTACGGCGTGGTAATGCAGTGTTTCGCCTGGGGGCTGATTGCCTACGCCATCCCGCTTCTGTCGCTCTCGCTCACCGGCCTGCTGCTGCTCTCCGAACCCGTGGCCGCGCTGCTGATCGACTGTTTTTTGCTGGGCAAACCGATAGCCGCCGTGCAGTGGTGCGGCGCCGCTCTCACCCTCTTTTCCATCTACCTCGGTTCGCTGAAAACGGCGCGCTAA
- a CDS encoding BolA family transcriptional regulator, producing the protein MEQEIQTALQHLHPDVFEFADESHLHAGHAGNTGGGHYRVLIVSAAFESLPRLQRQRMVKEPLDALFKAGRIHALAIRALTPDEFFN; encoded by the coding sequence ATGGAACAGGAAATTCAGACGGCCTTGCAGCACCTGCATCCCGACGTATTCGAATTTGCCGACGAAAGCCACCTCCACGCGGGGCACGCCGGCAACACAGGCGGCGGCCACTACCGCGTCCTTATTGTCAGCGCCGCTTTCGAAAGCCTGCCCCGCCTTCAACGCCAGCGCATGGTCAAAGAACCGCTCGACGCCCTCTTCAAAGCCGGCCGCATCCACGCCCTCGCCATCCGCGCCCTCACCCCCGACGAATTTTTCAACTGA
- the waaA gene encoding lipid IV(A) 3-deoxy-D-manno-octulosonic acid transferase, translating to MLLSFLYRSLWRIAPPLIRRYLRRRARKNPAYLEHWGERFGVPHPAPVRNPIWLHAVSVGETRAAAPLLAALRRRFPDAPLLLTQMTPTGRAAAESLYPDAQCRYLPYDKPEYVAQFLAEHRPRLGILMETEIWPHLAAACAAQGVPLFLANARLSEKSLRGYQKAASLIRPAMQSLAGCYAQSEADAGRLKSLGAAAPVVCGNTKYDIAPPTGQLALGAQFRALAGGRKVLVCGSTRFYHGEDEAALLLRAWREYRGDALLVVVPRHPERFDDAFQTALSLGFRTQRRSSGQAIAADTQVWIGDSMGELYAYYAMADAVFVGGSLVDSGCQNPIEPMACGKPVMFGFSTYNFAAVCAEALAAGAAHQVADAEEWLDTARQWLDGESGRAPFAARAAGFVARHRGASEKIAELVAEAV from the coding sequence ATGTTGCTCTCCTTTCTCTACCGCAGCCTGTGGCGCATCGCGCCGCCGCTGATCCGCCGCTATCTGCGCCGCCGCGCGCGCAAAAATCCCGCCTATCTCGAACATTGGGGCGAGCGCTTCGGCGTGCCGCATCCCGCGCCTGTGCGGAATCCGATTTGGCTGCACGCGGTGTCGGTCGGCGAAACCCGCGCCGCCGCGCCGCTGCTGGCCGCGCTGCGCCGCCGTTTTCCCGACGCGCCGCTGCTGCTGACACAAATGACGCCCACCGGCCGCGCCGCCGCCGAAAGCCTGTATCCCGACGCGCAATGCCGCTATCTGCCTTACGACAAGCCCGAATACGTCGCGCAGTTTCTTGCCGAACACCGGCCGCGTTTGGGCATTCTGATGGAAACGGAAATCTGGCCGCACTTGGCCGCCGCCTGCGCCGCGCAAGGCGTTCCCCTGTTTCTCGCCAACGCCCGCCTGTCGGAAAAATCGCTGCGCGGCTACCAAAAAGCCGCTTCCCTTATCCGCCCCGCCATGCAGTCGCTCGCGGGCTGCTACGCGCAGAGTGAGGCCGATGCAGGCCGTCTGAAAAGCCTCGGTGCGGCTGCTCCCGTGGTGTGCGGCAACACCAAATACGACATCGCGCCGCCGACCGGGCAGCTCGCTTTGGGCGCACAGTTCCGCGCACTGGCGGGCGGGCGCAAGGTGCTGGTGTGCGGCAGCACGCGTTTTTACCACGGCGAAGACGAAGCGGCTTTGCTGCTGCGCGCGTGGCGGGAATACCGCGGCGATGCGCTGCTGGTTGTCGTGCCGCGCCATCCCGAACGCTTCGACGACGCGTTTCAGACGGCCTTATCGCTCGGTTTCCGTACGCAGCGGCGCAGCAGCGGACAGGCCATAGCTGCCGACACGCAGGTGTGGATAGGCGACAGCATGGGCGAGCTTTACGCCTATTACGCGATGGCCGACGCGGTATTTGTCGGCGGCAGCCTGGTGGACAGCGGCTGTCAAAACCCCATCGAGCCGATGGCTTGCGGCAAGCCCGTGATGTTTGGTTTTTCCACCTACAACTTCGCCGCCGTCTGCGCCGAGGCGCTGGCGGCAGGCGCGGCGCATCAGGTGGCGGACGCGGAAGAATGGCTGGACACGGCGCGGCAGTGGCTGGACGGTGAATCCGGACGCGCGCCCTTCGCCGCCCGTGCCGCCGGCTTTGTCGCGCGGCATCGGGGGGCGAGCGAAAAAATAGCGGAGCTGGTGGCGGAGGCCGTCTGA
- a CDS encoding YciI family protein — protein sequence MTEQYYMLLATDDEDVREARAQARPAHLARLEQLQAEGRLLTAGPNPMPDDPDSVSGSLIIAAFDSLDAAQEWAEQDPYVEAGVYAEMLIKPYKAVFK from the coding sequence ATGACTGAACAATACTACATGCTCTTGGCCACCGACGACGAAGACGTGCGCGAAGCCCGCGCCCAAGCCCGCCCCGCCCATCTGGCGCGGCTGGAACAGCTCCAAGCCGAAGGCCGCCTGCTCACCGCCGGCCCCAATCCCATGCCCGACGATCCCGACAGCGTTTCCGGCAGCCTGATTATCGCCGCCTTCGATTCGCTCGATGCCGCGCAGGAATGGGCGGAACAAGACCCCTACGTCGAAGCGGGCGTTTACGCCGAAATGCTCATCAAGCCCTACAAGGCCGTTTTCAAATAA